Proteins encoded in a region of the Pseudomonas sp. PDNC002 genome:
- a CDS encoding class 1 fructose-bisphosphatase, producing the protein MSRVTLSRYLIEQTRSHNTPADLRHLVEVVARACKEISHAVSKGALGGVLGSMETENVQGEVQKKLDVLSNEILLEANEWAGNLAGMASEEMDHPYQIPGKYPKGAYLLVFDPLDGSSNIDVNVSVGTIFSVLRCPHEYLSQNDSLREEAFLQKGTTQVAAGYAIYGPQTMLILTLGNGVKGFTLDRELGSFVMTHDDIKVPTSTAEFAINMSNQRHWEAPVKRYVDELLAGKEGPLGKNYNMRWIASMVADVHRILTRGGVFMYPRDSREAEKPGKLRLMYEANPMSFIIEQAGGAATNGRQRILDIQPDSLHQRVAVFLGSKEEVERATAYHQEG; encoded by the coding sequence ATGTCCCGCGTTACCCTGAGCCGCTACCTGATCGAGCAGACCCGCAGTCACAACACCCCGGCCGACCTGCGTCACCTCGTGGAAGTGGTGGCCCGCGCGTGCAAGGAAATCAGCCACGCCGTGTCCAAGGGCGCGCTGGGTGGCGTGCTGGGCAGCATGGAAACCGAGAACGTCCAGGGCGAGGTGCAGAAGAAGCTCGACGTCCTCTCCAACGAAATCCTCCTGGAAGCCAACGAGTGGGCCGGCAACCTGGCCGGCATGGCCTCCGAGGAAATGGACCATCCCTACCAGATTCCGGGCAAATACCCGAAGGGCGCGTACCTGCTGGTCTTCGACCCGCTGGACGGTTCCTCCAACATCGACGTCAACGTCTCGGTCGGCACCATCTTCTCCGTGCTGCGTTGCCCGCATGAGTACCTGAGCCAGAACGACAGCCTGCGTGAAGAGGCGTTCCTGCAGAAGGGCACCACCCAGGTTGCCGCCGGCTATGCCATCTATGGCCCGCAGACCATGCTGATCCTGACCCTGGGCAACGGTGTGAAAGGCTTCACCCTGGACCGCGAGCTGGGCAGCTTCGTGATGACCCACGACGACATCAAGGTTCCCACCAGCACCGCCGAATTCGCCATCAACATGTCCAACCAGCGCCACTGGGAAGCCCCCGTGAAGCGCTACGTCGACGAGCTGCTGGCCGGCAAGGAAGGCCCGCTGGGCAAGAACTACAACATGCGCTGGATCGCCTCCATGGTGGCCGACGTACACCGCATCCTGACCCGCGGCGGCGTGTTCATGTACCCGCGTGATTCCCGCGAGGCGGAGAAGCCCGGCAAGCTGCGCCTGATGTACGAAGCCAACCCGATGTCCTTCATCATCGAGCAGGCCGGCGGCGCCGCCACCAACGGCCGCCAGCGCATCCTCGACATCCAGCCCGACAGCCTGCACCAGCGCGTAGCGGTGTTCCTTGGCTCGAAGGAAGAAGTCGAGCGCGCTACTGCCTACCACCAGGAAGGCTGA
- the gloA gene encoding lactoylglutathione lyase — MTFTTELQPGVCAEPEAVTQDYVFNHTMLRVKNPEPSLDFYTRVLGMRLLRRLDFEEGRFSLYFLAHTKGRDVPADTGARQRYTFGRESVLELTHNWGTESDDSQYHNGNSEPRGFGHICFSVPDIHAACARFEALGVPFVKPLTRGMKNVAFIADPDGYWVEIVQADLNGELGRG, encoded by the coding sequence ATGACCTTCACCACCGAGCTGCAACCCGGCGTCTGCGCCGAGCCTGAAGCCGTCACCCAGGACTACGTGTTCAACCACACCATGCTGCGGGTGAAGAACCCGGAGCCGTCTCTGGACTTCTACACCCGTGTGCTGGGCATGCGCCTGCTGCGCCGACTGGATTTCGAGGAAGGGCGTTTCTCGTTGTACTTCCTGGCGCACACCAAGGGCCGCGACGTGCCGGCCGACACCGGCGCGCGCCAGCGCTACACCTTCGGTCGAGAGTCGGTGCTGGAACTGACCCACAACTGGGGCACCGAGTCCGACGACAGCCAGTACCACAACGGCAACAGCGAGCCGCGCGGTTTTGGCCATATCTGCTTCAGCGTGCCGGATATCCACGCCGCCTGCGCCCGTTTCGAGGCGCTCGGGGTGCCGTTCGTCAAGCCGCTCACGCGCGGCATGAAGAACGTTGCCTTCATCGCCGACCCCGATGGCTACTGGGTGGAAATCGTCCAGGCCGATCTCAACGGCGAGCTGGGACGCGGCTGA
- the estP gene encoding esterase EstP: MIRQALTPLAAACILAIASQASAAPSPYSTMVVFGDSLSDSGQFADAGGPAGSGTRFTNRVGPTYVSGNGEAFGPTAPMILGGKLGINAADLNPSTSLVPGAVDGNDWAVGGYRTDQIYDSITAPGGSVVTSGSTSRTRDGYLVNNRADPNALYYLTGGGNDFLQLRITNDPTARAAAGRLVDSVDALHNAGARYIMVWLLPDLGQTPATNGSGLQAIGTQLSGIFNQELVTQLAASNANVIPLNIPAMFKEVLADPGSFGLATDQNLVNTCFSTCAPGSTNPVYGIGGSNPDPTKLLFNDGVHPTIAGQMLIADYAYSVLSAPWEATMLPEMALGTYNAYQDQLRSQWLADWENWQGVNQWRGFVTGGAQHLDYDDQDSAADGSGYGANLTLGTSYRLDEAWRVGGSLGFYRQKLELGADDSDYKLNSYLGSLFVQFQQNRWWADASVTGGKLDFDDANRKFSIINHEVEEKADTDGSLLAFSGRLGYDIAQGGENWHLSPFVSADWARVKVDGYEEGSGRSTALAYDEQNRYSRRLGAGLQGKLDLSQDTQLFGEIAVEREYADDTQNVGMNFTSLPDVGFSLQGYTPQSHLQRATIGFAQKLTPELSLRGGYSAHRSSDDLAQGVNLALSLDF, translated from the coding sequence ATGATCAGACAGGCGCTCACCCCGCTGGCGGCCGCGTGCATCTTGGCCATTGCCTCGCAGGCCTCCGCAGCCCCCTCGCCGTATTCCACCATGGTCGTGTTCGGCGACAGCCTGAGCGATTCCGGCCAGTTCGCCGACGCCGGCGGTCCCGCTGGTTCCGGCACTCGCTTCACCAACCGAGTCGGCCCGACCTACGTCAGTGGCAATGGCGAAGCATTCGGCCCCACCGCCCCGATGATCCTGGGTGGCAAGCTGGGCATCAATGCCGCCGACCTGAATCCTTCGACTTCGCTGGTGCCCGGTGCCGTGGACGGTAATGACTGGGCAGTGGGTGGCTACCGCACGGACCAGATCTACGATTCGATCACCGCGCCGGGGGGCTCGGTGGTGACCTCCGGTTCCACCAGCCGGACCCGCGACGGCTATCTGGTGAACAACCGCGCCGACCCGAACGCGCTGTACTACCTCACCGGCGGCGGCAACGACTTCCTCCAGCTACGCATCACCAACGACCCCACCGCGCGTGCCGCGGCTGGCCGCCTGGTCGACAGCGTGGATGCACTGCACAATGCCGGCGCACGTTACATCATGGTCTGGCTGCTGCCCGACCTCGGCCAGACTCCGGCCACCAATGGGTCCGGGCTTCAGGCCATAGGCACTCAGCTTTCCGGCATCTTCAACCAGGAGCTGGTGACCCAGTTGGCCGCCTCCAACGCCAACGTGATTCCGCTGAACATCCCGGCGATGTTCAAGGAAGTGCTCGCCGATCCGGGCTCCTTTGGTTTGGCCACCGACCAGAACCTGGTGAATACCTGTTTCAGTACCTGCGCACCCGGTTCGACCAACCCGGTCTACGGCATCGGCGGAAGCAATCCTGATCCGACCAAGCTGCTGTTCAACGACGGCGTGCACCCGACCATCGCCGGCCAGATGCTGATCGCCGACTATGCCTACTCGGTGCTCTCCGCGCCGTGGGAAGCGACCATGCTGCCGGAGATGGCGCTGGGCACCTACAACGCCTACCAGGACCAGCTGCGCAGCCAGTGGCTGGCGGACTGGGAAAACTGGCAGGGCGTGAACCAGTGGCGCGGCTTCGTCACCGGCGGCGCGCAGCACCTGGACTATGACGACCAGGACAGCGCGGCAGACGGCTCCGGCTACGGCGCGAACCTGACCCTGGGCACCAGCTATCGTCTCGACGAGGCCTGGCGCGTGGGCGGGTCGCTGGGCTTCTACCGGCAGAAACTGGAGCTGGGCGCGGACGACTCCGACTACAAGCTCAACAGTTACCTGGGCAGCCTGTTCGTGCAGTTCCAGCAGAACCGCTGGTGGGCGGATGCTTCCGTGACCGGCGGCAAGCTCGACTTCGATGACGCCAACCGCAAGTTCTCCATCATCAACCACGAGGTCGAGGAGAAGGCCGACACCGACGGCAGCCTGCTGGCCTTCAGCGGTCGCCTGGGCTACGACATCGCCCAGGGCGGCGAGAACTGGCACCTGTCGCCCTTCGTCAGCGCCGACTGGGCGCGGGTGAAAGTGGACGGCTACGAAGAGGGCAGCGGTCGTTCCACCGCGCTGGCCTATGACGAGCAGAACCGCTACTCCCGCCGCCTCGGCGCCGGCCTGCAGGGCAAGCTGGACCTGTCGCAGGATACTCAACTGTTCGGTGAGATCGCCGTGGAGCGTGAGTATGCCGACGACACCCAGAACGTCGGGATGAACTTCACCAGCCTGCCGGACGTCGGCTTCAGCCTGCAGGGCTACACCCCGCAGAGCCACCTGCAGCGCGCCACCATCGGCTTCGCCCAGAAGCTGACCCCGGAGCTGTCGCTGCGCGGCGGCTACAGCGCGCACCGCAGCAGCGATGACCTGGCCCAGGGCGTGAACCTGGCACTGAGCCTGGACTTCTGA
- a CDS encoding DUF3999 domain-containing protein, translating to MKPNALVLLAGAWLLSANASAALAPTDFSNRVPLEVSGNGPWYRVQLPIDVLFAARHGDLRDVRVFNAEGEALPYSLRSSAASEKEVRSELQARIFPLRGAAGSAAADNLKIVRSTTGTILEISPSAPAQDKTQVLRGWLLETGAGDLPLDRLQLDWTADSDGFQRLRIEASDDLEHWRSLGEGQLARLDFNGQRIEQNDIALPGETARYLRLWWESPEQAAQLVGATLSGSRSSTGPVPMLWSEPLAAKADNNGDFTWSLPLALPVERVRIPLVQDNTLAPVVISGRHDGNVQWTPLARGVLYRLPGQGGEITQEELELPGTTLGQLRLQVDSRGGGLGGSTAHLSVGVRATELVFLARGGAPYELAVGSASATDAGLPLSTLVPGYEPKRLAAMGDARLKGTLQAPAPQAAVSVAKSDTQWKRYGLWALLLAGVGLLALMALSLLKGNRQAS from the coding sequence ATGAAGCCCAACGCCCTTGTCCTGCTTGCCGGTGCCTGGCTGCTGAGCGCCAACGCCAGCGCCGCGCTGGCGCCGACGGACTTCTCCAATCGGGTACCGCTGGAGGTGTCCGGCAACGGCCCGTGGTACCGCGTGCAGTTGCCCATCGACGTACTGTTCGCCGCGCGCCATGGTGACCTGCGCGATGTGCGTGTTTTCAACGCCGAGGGTGAAGCGCTTCCCTATAGCCTGCGCAGCAGCGCGGCCAGCGAGAAGGAAGTGCGTAGTGAGCTGCAGGCGCGCATCTTTCCGTTGCGCGGGGCGGCCGGCAGCGCCGCGGCAGACAACCTGAAGATCGTTCGCAGCACCACCGGCACCATCCTTGAGATTTCCCCGAGCGCTCCCGCCCAGGACAAGACTCAGGTGCTACGCGGCTGGCTGCTGGAAACCGGCGCAGGCGACCTGCCGCTGGATCGCCTGCAGCTGGATTGGACCGCTGACAGCGACGGCTTCCAGCGACTGCGCATCGAGGCCAGTGACGATCTGGAACACTGGCGCTCGCTGGGTGAAGGGCAGCTGGCGCGGTTGGACTTCAACGGCCAGCGCATCGAGCAGAACGACATCGCGCTGCCCGGCGAGACGGCGCGCTACCTGCGCCTGTGGTGGGAGTCGCCCGAGCAGGCTGCGCAACTGGTGGGTGCCACGCTCAGTGGCAGTCGCAGCAGCACCGGTCCGGTGCCGATGCTGTGGTCCGAGCCGCTGGCGGCCAAGGCGGACAACAATGGCGACTTCACCTGGAGCCTGCCGCTGGCGTTGCCGGTGGAGCGCGTGCGCATCCCCCTGGTGCAGGACAACACTCTGGCGCCGGTGGTGATTTCCGGCCGCCACGACGGCAACGTGCAGTGGACGCCGCTGGCGCGTGGCGTGCTGTACCGGCTGCCCGGGCAGGGCGGCGAGATCACCCAGGAGGAACTGGAGCTGCCGGGCACCACGCTTGGCCAGTTGCGTCTGCAGGTGGATTCGCGCGGTGGCGGCCTGGGTGGCTCGACCGCCCACCTGAGCGTTGGCGTGCGCGCGACCGAGCTGGTGTTCCTGGCGCGCGGAGGAGCGCCCTATGAGCTGGCGGTGGGAAGTGCGTCGGCGACCGATGCGGGGCTGCCGCTCAGCACACTGGTGCCGGGTTATGAGCCCAAGCGCCTGGCGGCAATGGGCGACGCGCGCCTGAAGGGCACCTTGCAGGCACCAGCGCCGCAAGCGGCGGTGAGCGTGGCCAAGTCTGATACGCAGTGGAAACGCTATGGCCTGTGGGCCTTGCTGCTGGCCGGCGTCGGTCTGCTGGCGCTGATGGCGCTGAGCCTGCTCAAAGGCAATCGCCAAGCGAGCTGA
- a CDS encoding DUF2339 domain-containing protein, which yields MQWIFMLVGLVIGAAAGESITGAVLGAAFGLALGQTFALHSLARENASLRNELKVFGERFDQGTKVLYERLLQAERRAEQAPPASVEFVAPPAPAAPSQPEPQPEVVQDVSETSAPELDWNIELTAAEQTPTPAAAARVEAPIEWSDLALEPLEPIETPVAQAEAPHARVEPPQPRVAPSAPPLPPRPPEPSLFQRAFGAARDWLFGGNTVLRVGVLLLFLGLAFLLRYATEGMTMPPQGPYIGTAAAALALLGLGWWLRHRRPAYALVLQGTGIAVLYLTVFASIKLYPAMNHGEVLIDPQAGFVLLVAVTLFSAILAILQDALGLAAAAALGGFAAPILASTGGGSHVALFSYFALLNAGIFAIAWFKAWRMLNLIGFFGTFGIGLAWGLRSYKPELFATTEPFLVLFFLTYVAIGLLFARRRLREAAGAPEDDSREALLRWSARQTDYVDGTVLFGTPLVGFGLQYGIIQHLEFGAAFSALALGLFYMVLARLLAGRTAGRALLLVETCLALGVVFGTLAIPLGLDARWTSAAWAVEGAGIFWLGLRQQRPLARIFALLLQVGAALAFLAELRADPLSLTLLEGAPLGALMLGIALLFSFWNLRRADPQTLRRWEPNARPVLAAFGLAFLYLIAPLLMGADGTAMAWALAGLGTLFAGLRLRSRTFLACAFAVQLLGGAVFLLHLHGAEEGGGVLGSGWRGLVTASFIGLALIAGMLIAARDSLVRDDRRLMLGLSVVLLLGLAFINLAVLFVLPWQTAAAVWSGSGLLILWLSLQLQQRAAFVFGLVLQVIGAGAFLFGGSALFGDLPSAGLKPLAHMGFWTPAVLALAALVGAWRLHRASERERSLALGGLGLEQLSQLLLVWGAGWWALTALWEIARFVPSDMREHVALLVAAISVGLWSLLAHREQWRALALLCLALVPLSLVALVSVWYSAYDPVAEMGWLGWLAVFAVHFFVLRRLDALLPRLAARAAHVLGCWLVIGVLALELRYLFLALAEHYNAWRWLGWALVPSLFLILMGGVRRLPWPVAAFEREYRAIAAAPVALALLGWFWLVNLFSNGAADPLPYLPLLNPLELGMLIVLAAIFQWTRLGLPQFGLSESSLRLPVQAVLGVSLFALLTMAVCRTAHHWGGVPFEFDSLSQSMLVQAGLSIVWALIALGLMIVGHLRGRRDFWVVGVVLLAVVVIKLFLVDRASGGSLERIISFIGVGVLMLIVGYFAPLPPRRPAAEEPLQQEQPSA from the coding sequence ATGCAATGGATTTTCATGCTGGTCGGCCTGGTCATCGGCGCCGCCGCGGGTGAGTCGATCACCGGGGCGGTGTTGGGCGCGGCCTTCGGGCTGGCGTTGGGGCAGACCTTCGCGCTGCACAGCCTGGCGCGGGAGAATGCCAGCCTTCGCAATGAGCTGAAGGTCTTTGGCGAACGTTTCGACCAGGGAACCAAGGTCCTGTACGAGCGCCTGCTGCAGGCCGAGCGCCGTGCCGAGCAAGCGCCGCCAGCGAGCGTCGAATTCGTTGCGCCGCCTGCCCCGGCCGCGCCATCCCAGCCGGAACCGCAGCCCGAAGTCGTGCAGGACGTGTCCGAGACGTCCGCGCCGGAGCTGGACTGGAACATCGAGCTGACCGCCGCTGAGCAAACGCCGACCCCGGCTGCCGCTGCGCGCGTGGAGGCGCCTATCGAGTGGTCCGATCTGGCCCTCGAGCCCCTTGAGCCCATCGAAACGCCCGTGGCCCAGGCCGAAGCGCCACACGCCCGTGTCGAACCGCCTCAGCCGCGGGTCGCTCCCAGCGCGCCGCCGCTGCCGCCCCGGCCACCGGAGCCGTCGCTGTTCCAGCGCGCCTTCGGTGCCGCACGCGATTGGCTTTTCGGCGGCAACACCGTGCTGCGGGTCGGTGTGCTGCTGCTGTTCCTCGGTCTGGCCTTCCTGCTGCGCTATGCCACCGAAGGCATGACCATGCCGCCGCAGGGCCCGTATATCGGTACCGCCGCTGCCGCCCTGGCGCTGCTCGGCCTGGGCTGGTGGCTGCGTCATCGCCGCCCGGCCTATGCGCTGGTCCTGCAGGGCACCGGCATTGCGGTGCTGTACCTGACGGTATTCGCCAGCATCAAGCTGTATCCGGCGATGAACCACGGTGAGGTGCTGATCGACCCGCAGGCCGGCTTCGTCCTGCTGGTCGCGGTCACGCTGTTCTCGGCGATCCTCGCCATCCTCCAGGATGCACTGGGCCTGGCCGCCGCGGCGGCGCTGGGCGGTTTCGCCGCGCCGATCCTGGCCTCCACCGGCGGCGGCAGCCATGTCGCGCTGTTCAGCTACTTTGCCCTGCTCAATGCCGGCATCTTCGCCATCGCCTGGTTCAAGGCCTGGCGGATGCTCAACCTGATCGGCTTCTTCGGCACCTTCGGTATCGGCCTGGCCTGGGGGCTGCGTTCGTACAAGCCTGAGCTGTTCGCCACCACCGAGCCGTTCCTGGTCCTGTTCTTCCTCACCTACGTCGCCATCGGCCTGCTGTTCGCCCGCCGTCGCCTGCGCGAAGCGGCTGGCGCGCCGGAGGACGACTCCCGCGAGGCGCTGCTGCGCTGGTCGGCGCGGCAGACCGACTACGTCGACGGCACCGTGCTGTTCGGCACGCCGTTGGTAGGCTTCGGCCTGCAGTACGGGATTATCCAGCACCTGGAATTCGGCGCTGCTTTCAGCGCCCTGGCGCTGGGCCTGTTCTACATGGTGCTCGCCCGCCTGCTGGCCGGGCGCACCGCCGGCCGCGCGTTGCTGCTGGTGGAAACCTGCCTGGCGCTGGGCGTGGTATTCGGCACCCTGGCGATTCCGCTGGGCCTGGATGCGCGTTGGACTTCCGCCGCCTGGGCGGTGGAGGGTGCCGGTATCTTCTGGCTTGGGCTGCGCCAACAGCGGCCGTTGGCGCGGATTTTCGCGCTGTTGCTACAGGTTGGCGCGGCGCTGGCGTTCCTCGCGGAATTGCGCGCCGATCCGTTGTCGCTGACGTTGCTGGAAGGCGCACCGCTGGGCGCACTGATGCTCGGTATCGCGTTGCTGTTCAGCTTCTGGAACCTGCGCCGGGCCGATCCTCAGACGCTACGCCGCTGGGAGCCCAACGCCCGCCCGGTGCTGGCGGCCTTCGGCCTGGCTTTCCTCTACCTGATCGCGCCGCTGCTGATGGGCGCGGACGGCACTGCCATGGCCTGGGCGCTGGCCGGGCTGGGCACGTTGTTCGCCGGCCTGCGCCTGCGTTCGCGCACCTTCCTGGCCTGCGCCTTCGCCGTGCAACTGCTCGGCGGGGCGGTCTTCCTCCTGCACCTGCACGGTGCGGAAGAGGGGGGCGGCGTGCTCGGTTCCGGCTGGCGCGGACTGGTCACAGCCTCGTTCATCGGCCTGGCGCTGATCGCCGGGATGCTGATCGCCGCGCGGGATTCGCTGGTGCGCGATGACCGCCGGCTGATGCTTGGCTTGAGCGTCGTCCTGCTGCTGGGCCTGGCGTTCATCAACCTGGCCGTGTTGTTCGTGCTGCCGTGGCAAACGGCGGCGGCGGTGTGGTCGGGCAGCGGTCTGCTGATTCTCTGGCTCAGCCTGCAATTGCAGCAGCGTGCGGCGTTCGTCTTCGGCCTCGTGCTGCAGGTGATCGGCGCGGGGGCGTTTCTGTTCGGTGGCTCGGCATTGTTCGGCGACCTTCCCAGCGCAGGCCTCAAACCATTGGCGCACATGGGCTTCTGGACCCCGGCGGTGCTGGCGCTGGCCGCGCTGGTCGGCGCCTGGCGCCTGCACCGGGCCAGCGAGCGCGAGCGTAGCCTCGCGCTGGGCGGACTCGGGCTGGAGCAGTTGTCGCAGTTGCTGCTGGTCTGGGGTGCCGGCTGGTGGGCGCTGACCGCGCTGTGGGAGATTGCCCGCTTCGTGCCTAGCGACATGCGCGAGCACGTGGCGCTGCTGGTCGCCGCAATCAGCGTCGGCCTCTGGTCGTTGCTGGCGCACCGCGAGCAATGGCGCGCGCTGGCGCTGCTGTGCCTGGCACTGGTGCCGCTGTCGTTGGTGGCGCTGGTCAGCGTCTGGTACAGCGCCTATGACCCGGTGGCGGAGATGGGCTGGCTCGGCTGGCTGGCGGTGTTCGCGGTGCACTTCTTCGTGCTGCGCCGTCTCGATGCTCTGCTGCCGCGCCTTGCCGCGCGAGCCGCCCACGTGCTCGGCTGCTGGCTGGTCATCGGTGTGCTGGCGCTGGAGCTGCGCTACCTGTTCCTCGCCCTGGCCGAGCACTACAACGCCTGGCGCTGGCTGGGCTGGGCGCTGGTGCCGAGCCTGTTCCTGATCCTCATGGGCGGCGTGCGCCGCCTGCCGTGGCCGGTGGCGGCGTTCGAGCGCGAGTACCGCGCCATCGCCGCCGCGCCGGTAGCGTTGGCGCTGCTGGGTTGGTTCTGGTTGGTCAATCTGTTCAGCAATGGCGCGGCCGATCCGCTGCCGTACCTGCCGCTGCTCAACCCGCTGGAGTTGGGCATGCTGATCGTACTGGCGGCCATCTTCCAGTGGACGCGCCTGGGACTGCCGCAATTTGGTCTGAGCGAATCCAGCCTGCGCCTGCCGGTGCAGGCCGTGCTGGGCGTTTCGCTGTTCGCCTTGCTGACCATGGCCGTGTGCCGCACCGCCCATCACTGGGGCGGCGTGCCGTTCGAGTTCGACTCCCTGAGCCAGTCCATGCTGGTGCAGGCCGGGCTGTCCATCGTCTGGGCGCTGATCGCACTGGGCCTGATGATCGTCGGGCACCTGCGCGGCCGCCGTGATTTCTGGGTGGTCGGCGTGGTGTTGCTGGCCGTAGTGGTGATCAAACTGTTCCTCGTCGACCGCGCCAGCGGCGGCAGCCTGGAACGCATCATTTCCTTCATCGGCGTCGGCGTGCTGATGCTGATCGTCGGCTACTTCGCACCGCTGCCGCCGCGCCGGCCAGCGGCCGAAGAACCATTGCAACAGGAGCAACCTTCCGCATGA